One genomic window of Arachis stenosperma cultivar V10309 chromosome 10, arast.V10309.gnm1.PFL2, whole genome shotgun sequence includes the following:
- the LOC130958015 gene encoding pathogenesis-related thaumatin-like protein 3.5, translated as MQLPKSISTLLFFIICPSIFYGNIVIEAHNATFYVHNKCPFPIWPATAPNNGQPIIADGGFYLAPNQTQKIIAPLTWNGRIWARTGCNFNSNWKPACQTGDCDGRLACKGLIGTPPATLVEFSLQGEKKASFYDVSLVDGYNIPVSVMAKNKDPKCSILGCLKELKNYCPHELEVLNTRGEVVACKSACLAFDVDNFCCRNEYGSPEKCKPNVYSNIFKEACPYYFSYAFDTPTPLANCFSKEYVLTFCPYGLGDGDNNGDGNGGKYQSE; from the exons ATGCAGCTTCCAAAGTCCATTTCCACCTTGCTTTTCTTCATAATCTGCCCTTCCATTTTTTATG GGAATATTGTTATAGAAGCACATAATGCAACATTCTATGTGCACAATAAATGTCCTTTTCCAATATGGCCAGCAACTGCACCAAACAATGGCCAACCAATAATAGCAGATGGTGGATTCTACCTTGCTCCAAACCAAACCCAAAAGATCATAGCACCATTGACATGGAACGGTAGAATTTGGGCTAGAACTGGTTGCAACTTCAATTCGAATTGGAAACCAGCATGCCAAACCGGAGATTGCGACGGAAGACTAGCCTGCAAGGGGCTCATAGGCACGCCCCCTGCAACACTAGTCGAGTTCTCGCTCCAGGGCGAGAAAAAGGCTAGTTTCTATGACGTTAGCCTCGTTGATGGCTATAACATACCGGTTTCCGTGATGGCAAAGAATAAGGATCCTAAATGTTCAATTCTAGGATGCTTAAAagagttaaaaaattattgccCCCATGAGCTTGAGGTTTTGAACACTAGAGGAGAAGTTGTGGCTTGTAAAAGTGCTTGTTTGGCTTTTGATGTTGACAATTTCTGTTGTAGGAATGAATATGGTAGTCCAGAGAAGTGCAAGCCTAATGTGTACTCAAACATTTTTAAGGAGGCTTGTCcatattattttagttatgCTTTTGATACACCTACTCCTTTGGCGAATTGTTTTTCTAAAGAGTACGTGTTAACGTTTTGTCCTTATGGGTTGGGTGATGGTGATAATAACGGTGATGGTAATGGTGGTAAGTACCAATCTGAGTAG